AAATCCAGTGAATGCCATGTAGTTATTGGCATTGCGTGGGTTAACAAATCCATAAATTGTTGATCCTTCTGTGATAACTGAACTTGATGTAGCGGCTCCAATACCACCAACGAGACCAAAGTTACTTAATTCATAGTAACCACTTGAAATCAATCCTGTTCCTGAATCTCTTAGAATTGCTTTTTCATTTTGTTTTGCGAAATCATCAAAATTAGATGAACCTAAATTTTCACCATCCTTATCACTTCTTTGTTTTTCGACTAATCCAAAGTTGAATCTATTTGTTGTAAGAACTGATTTTAAGGCACTATTTGGTCCAGTTTTAATGAATGAATCCACTAGTGATGGAATGATTTTATCCATTGATTTATATTTTACGTAGTTTAAGTTGTTAATCGGCTCTGTTGCTAGTCCTAAATCATAGTTAACACCAGCAGGTCTATTTGAATGTAATTTTGTATTTTCAGTATTAGATATATCAACACACGATACAGATGCTAAAACAGTTAATGGAGTAGCAACTGTAAGTGGTATTAATAATTTTTTTCTTAATTTTCTTTTGATCATTGCTCTCCTTAATTAGTGTGAAATATTGAATTGGAAATTAATTTTAATTTTTGGTTTTGGACTATTTCCATTATTTGTTTCTGTCGCATCTTCATTTTCGATGTAGACTGGTGCTGATTCTTTATTTTTACCATTTTCGGCAACAAATTTTAAGTCACCAATTGTAAATCCATCAACTGTATTTTTGTTTGCATCAACAAATTCGACATAGTATTCATGTTTTGGTTCTAATAATGTATCACGATATTTACTCATTAAACCATAGTCAGAAATTCATGATGAGTAACCTAAGTCTTTCAATGTAACTTTACTTGTTACATCACCTTGCTTTTCTAAATAGAATAAGTTGTTTGTATCTTGCACATTGATTGGTAAGTATTTTTCTTCTTTTGTAACTACATCAGTGAATTTAATGTATTTAACTTTTTCAGCAAGTTCATTAGGCATGTAACCATATAATGCAAGTGCGTCAAGGTTTTTATTTCTAAAGATACCTGAGATAGTTCTTGAACCAACACCATAGTTAAGCATTTGTGAAACAAAGAATGCTTTTGGTCTTGAATTAATTTTGTTTCCATCAAAATCTAAAAGACGAATGTTGTTATCAATAATTGGGTTTCTTTCATCATCGTAAAGAAGCATTCCGATTGTTTCTTTTTCTCATCTATCTTTGAAGAAACCATTGTTATTTGATAAGAAGTTACCAAAGTAGTTTGATCTTCTTCTTTGTGCTCCTGATCTAAAGTATGTAATATCATCACTTCAGTCAAATGCATATTCTTTTTTAAGTGCTGTAATTTCTTTATCAACATTTGTTATGAATTGAGTTAATAAATCTTTTTGTTTATTTAATTCTTCTTCTAATGTTGCTTTTTCAGCATCAGTAATGTTTTCTTTTTTAAGTTGCTCAATTAAAGCGTCACGTTTATCTTTAACTGTGTCAATTTGTAATTGATATTTATCACGTATTTTAAGCGCTTTAGCGTAGAACTCTTGTTTTAATTTTGATTCTACTGCTCCATCGATTGATTTTGAAATGTTTTCGTGATTTCCGACTTTGTGATTTAAGAATTCTAATTCTGTACCATCAACAACAAAGTCAAGTCCAGTGTTAGCTTCAGTAAGTCCTGAAATGAAGTTTGGAACATTTCCAAAATCTTTTGAATCCGGAACATATGTAACTTGAACATAGTCACGAGTTAATGTTTCAGCAATACTGTAGATATAATCGGTAAATTTATCATTTAATAATGGTTCAATTCTTGTTGCATTATATGTTTGTGCATCAGATGATGGTTCTCCTGAATTTCAAATTGAGTAAACCATGTTGATTACACCTCTATTTGTTCTTGCATCAAAATCTTTACCACGATCTGCGGCATATTGAATTTCACCAATTGCAAATAACATATCATTTACAGTCATGTATTTTGCAGCTTCATCGTGCCCTTGGTTGTATGCAGCAACACGAGCAGCGAAGTAATTTTGTAATTTTTCTGCATTAAATTGTAGACCTTCAAGTTGGTCTGTTGGTGCATCATTATAGTATTTTGTAAATTCTGGTGAAGATACACTAATACCGTATTCACTTGAGAAGATTGCTCTATTCGCTACTAAATCAGTTGCAGGAGAGAAATCTTTAACAGCACTGAATAAACCTGATTTTCTAAATTGTCTCATTAAAATATTTGCTAATTTTTGATCATCAAATGTAATTGCTTGTTTTTCTTCGTTTGTTAAATCATTTGAAGCAAGGAATAATTGTCTTGCTTTAATGAAGTCAAATTTTGATTTTACATATTCAATATCTCAGTTATATGTTTTAGAAGTTTCATCATAAATTGCTTTTGAATAGTCAATTGAAACAAAATCAAAGAATGAATCAAAATCTTTAGCTAAGACAGTTGGTTTATTTGTTGGGTTTTGAGGTAAGAATACTTGTGTTAATAATGATGAGTTAACAATTTTTAATAAGTTAGAGTTTAATTGTTTTGCTTTAGCAGATTCAGATGATGATGCTAATTCGTCTTTTGAAGGGGTTAAGAATTCAAAGAAGAATGGGTTAATTGCAATACCTTTAACATTTGCATTTCATTCTTTAATACCACGGTTAGCAACTGTTGCAAGTGCAGCGTAGTCATATGGAATGATTTCATTTAATGAACTAATATATGCAAAAGGTTGTGATTGGAATATATTTCTATTTTCAGCGCCCAAAACACCATATACATATGCAAATGAATTAGATAAACTACCTTGAACTTTAGCATTTGTAACTGGAATGTTGTAGGCTTCACCGATTGCTTTAATGTTAAAGTCAACATACATATTTCTTAAAAATGGTGAAGTTTGAATATTAGGGAATGCAAATCTTTTTAGTTTTAGAACATCATTATCATTTGGATTTGCAGTTCTTAAAACAAGTGTTTTATTTACATTTGCATATTGTTTTCCAAAACCATGTGGTCCGAATCCTCTATTAAGTGATTGAAATGTGCTAAGAACATCATCAACAAGATCATGATAAGCACGTAATGAATTACTTGATAAAGCAAAGTAAGCAAATGCTTCACGTGGGTCGTTTTCTGCTTGCTCATCAATATTGTTTGCATGTGGGTTAATTTCATTAATTCCACTTCTCTTGTAGATATCTCTATAAATAATTGATTCATCAATGTTCTCGTCAAGTAATGATCTGAATTTAGCATTAACACTTCCACCTAATGAAGTTGTGGCATTATTTCAACCAGAGTCAAATAAGTTTCTATCAATAACTCCTTCGAAAGCACGTGTTATAACAGCGATTTTGTTATTAATGTATGTTTTACTTTCTTCATCTAATGGTACGTTTAAAGGAACATTAATAACTGGTTTTCCATCTTTTGTAAGTAAGTTAACTTTTGTATAAACTTCTACTTTTGGTCTTGTTCCATCTGGGTTTGGTTTTGCATTCGGATTATCAATAAGTGCAGTTTCAACTACATTAATTCTAAATGTGTTGTCATCTGTGAAAGTAACTGAATTTGTAATTGGGTTACCTTGCCCGTCTTTTAACTGACCAAGCACATTACGTGCATTAACTTCATTAAATTTGTATGTAACTTGATTTGTTGCTGGGTCGATTTCTTTTTTGAATACTTTTGAAACACCAATAATTTGTGGGTTTAATGTACCTGAATCAGAGTCGAATGAGTTAGCAATGAATAAATCACCTAAAGCAACATTTCTAGCTTTTGCTGCTTCTACCATTCCGTTGTAGTCTTGTAAGAAACGACGTTTGTTATTTTTAAGTACTTCATAGATACTTGCACGAGGGTTTTCTGAACCTCAAATATCTTTAATATTTTCTCTTTCATATGATGAAACTAAACCATCTGATCCAATTTTTCCAAATTTAAATCTAATGAATTTTCCATCTTCAGGATCAATATGACCTAACGCATTAACTCTTTCAATTTCGAGGTTAGTTCTTGCATCAAGGTAATTTTTTAACGCTGAGTATGAGTAGTAAGATGAATCAGAAGCACCAGCACGTGTTGAAAGTCCCCCAACTAAAATTGGGTTGTATTTATCTTCTCATGCTTGACCTTGATCAAGTGTAAGGTGGTGTCCATATTCGTGAGTTGCAACGTATCTTAAGAAGTCTGTTGGAATACCATTGAATCCTGGTACTAATGCGCCTAGAACTAAAGGAAGTCCAATTCTATCTGTAGCACTAAATCCATAGTAACTTCCATCTTCAACTTTGTATCTTGTAATTCCATTTTCATCAACATATTTAACAAAGTGTGGTCCATTTCTTAAATTACCTCTATTTAAGTGTGGGTATTTTTTAAGAACTTTCTTAATTAAACCATCATAAGCTTCGTTATAAACTTGATAATGTCTTTTTGCTAGACCTTCTGCTGGATTACCATTTTTATCTTTTGCAGTTGGATCCTCAGGAGTGTTTGTTAACACTAATGGAGTAATTGCGCCTTGGTAACCAATTGCATCTTTAAATTCATCAAAATGTTTTGGATTAAAATCATTATATTTTGAAGCTTTGAAGTATTCATAGATTTTTTCTTGTGTTTCTATGTTTTCAAGTCCAACTTCAAGAATATGTGTGTTGATTTCTTTCTTATTTGTAACTTCAAATGAAACAACTTTGTATTGTTGCACTAATTCTTTTTGTTCTTCATATGATAAACCTTGTAATTCAGCATTTTTGTCAATTGCTTCAACAAATGATGCATAGAAATTACCTGCATAAACAAAGATTCTTTCATCTAAGTAACCATCTAAGTCATGTAAGTCTAAGAAACTTCTAAATGTTTGTTTTGAAGCATCGCATAACACTTGATATGAAAGGAATTTAGTCGAATCAAAATCAGCATTAGCAAAGTCTTCTAATTCACTTAAGTTGAAGTGAAGTAAAACTATAGAAGTTTCATCGGTTCTATTTGCAAGTGTAACTGTGATTGTAGAATCTTGATTTTCACGTGTTGCTCTATTACTTACAACATTTGTAACTGTCAACTCTTTGAAAAGTTTAAGATCTAATGAACTTAAATCGATTCCATATTTATTTCCAAACTCTTTTAACTGACTTTGTTCAATGTTGTCAGGTAAAACAAAAACTTTTTCACTTGTACCAATAACTTGTTTATATACTTTGAATTTTTTATTTAATAATTTTCTTGGGATTTGGATTGAACCAAATGCATCGTTAGAAGGGAATACAGCTTCATTTTTGAGTACTGAAGCAGTTGGTAAACTGTCTAAATAATTTAATAATTCTTGATATGTTGCATCCTTACCAAAGGCACTAAATGTTAATGCATCTTCTGCGTTACCTCTACCTGCGTTATTTGAGAATATTGGCAATGAACCAAAGAAGGCATCTGGGAAGAATTTAATTTCACTAGTTTCCTTATGAGCCGTAGAGTGTGAACCAAGTGTAATGGCATTACCATTTTGTTCAACTCCTTTAACAATTCTAAAACTGTCTAATGTTAAAAGATCAGGTCCTCATGCAACATTTTGAATAAACCATTTAGTAAATTCAATAAATTGTTTTGGACGTACAGCTAAAACATATTCATCAAAGAAACTAAATGAACCATATTTAACTTCTAAAATGAATTCATCATTATTTTCTTCAACATATTTGTTAAAGAATTCATCGAATGAATATTTTTTATCTGAATCATTAAATTTAAACTCTGTACCTTCATCATTAACTGAAGCAACTTGTTTTTTATCACGGTTTAAAATTGCTAATTCGGGTTTTAATATCTTGTTATCTTTACTTTCATAAATCTTTGAGTAATCGTTAGAAAATAAAGCCTTATTAGCAGGTGATAATGGTCCTAGTTTTTCGTCAGAACTATCAGCGTATGCAACAAGGGATCCAACTGAGATAGTTGAACCTACCGCTAATATTCCTAATGCTAAAAGTACTTTTTTTGGCAATGATCATTCTTTTAGTCTTTTCATTTTTGCACATCCTTTTCTGTAATGGTTTATATTAATAATATTAATATAACAATTTTACCAAAAAACGAGAGATTTCATAAGAGTATTTTTTTAGTTCACTAGATAAAAAAGATATTTATTAGTTGAGGTAATATGAAGAAAAAAATGAAATTAACACTTTTTGGTGCTGTTACAGGTATTGCAGTTACAAGTTTAATCCTAGGTAGCACCATAGCATTTAAAAACAGCAAAAATAATGACGAAAAATTCGAAAATATCGATGTAAAAACAGTTACATTAGATGGAGATATTAATAAAAACAAAAATAACACACCAAAGATATTAAATGATCACAACTACACAAAAATATTATCAATGAAAACACCTTATTTTAAGCAAGATAAAAACTCTCAATCAATGGTTTCAAATTTAATCAATGAATTAAAATTAAGTAATGAAAATATCAAAAATATTTCAGATGATTTTCTTTTAGATAATCAAATTTTGACTCATGAAGTTAAATCATATTATTCAATTAAAAATGATGTGACAAATTTAAGACCTTATACAATTACAAATTTATTTGATCAATATGGTTTTAAAAAACTTTTTAAAAAATATCAATCAATAAAAGCATTTGATACATTAAGATCACTAGATACTACTAATCTCAAAGATATCAGTAGAGAATTGAGAACTGTTTTGAATTTTTTCTACAACATTAACAAAGAATATTTAATGGACCACTTAACCGATTTACAGTGAAAATT
The nucleotide sequence above comes from Mycoplasma sp. Pen4. Encoded proteins:
- a CDS encoding PDxFFG protein; protein product: MKRLKEWSLPKKVLLALGILAVGSTISVGSLVAYADSSDEKLGPLSPANKALFSNDYSKIYESKDNKILKPELAILNRDKKQVASVNDEGTEFKFNDSDKKYSFDEFFNKYVEENNDEFILEVKYGSFSFFDEYVLAVRPKQFIEFTKWFIQNVAWGPDLLTLDSFRIVKGVEQNGNAITLGSHSTAHKETSEIKFFPDAFFGSLPIFSNNAGRGNAEDALTFSAFGKDATYQELLNYLDSLPTASVLKNEAVFPSNDAFGSIQIPRKLLNKKFKVYKQVIGTSEKVFVLPDNIEQSQLKEFGNKYGIDLSSLDLKLFKELTVTNVVSNRATRENQDSTITVTLANRTDETSIVLLHFNLSELEDFANADFDSTKFLSYQVLCDASKQTFRSFLDLHDLDGYLDERIFVYAGNFYASFVEAIDKNAELQGLSYEEQKELVQQYKVVSFEVTNKKEINTHILEVGLENIETQEKIYEYFKASKYNDFNPKHFDEFKDAIGYQGAITPLVLTNTPEDPTAKDKNGNPAEGLAKRHYQVYNEAYDGLIKKVLKKYPHLNRGNLRNGPHFVKYVDENGITRYKVEDGSYYGFSATDRIGLPLVLGALVPGFNGIPTDFLRYVATHEYGHHLTLDQGQAWEDKYNPILVGGLSTRAGASDSSYYSYSALKNYLDARTNLEIERVNALGHIDPEDGKFIRFKFGKIGSDGLVSSYERENIKDIWGSENPRASIYEVLKNNKRRFLQDYNGMVEAAKARNVALGDLFIANSFDSDSGTLNPQIIGVSKVFKKEIDPATNQVTYKFNEVNARNVLGQLKDGQGNPITNSVTFTDDNTFRINVVETALIDNPNAKPNPDGTRPKVEVYTKVNLLTKDGKPVINVPLNVPLDEESKTYINNKIAVITRAFEGVIDRNLFDSGWNNATTSLGGSVNAKFRSLLDENIDESIIYRDIYKRSGINEINPHANNIDEQAENDPREAFAYFALSSNSLRAYHDLVDDVLSTFQSLNRGFGPHGFGKQYANVNKTLVLRTANPNDNDVLKLKRFAFPNIQTSPFLRNMYVDFNIKAIGEAYNIPVTNAKVQGSLSNSFAYVYGVLGAENRNIFQSQPFAYISSLNEIIPYDYAALATVANRGIKEWNANVKGIAINPFFFEFLTPSKDELASSSESAKAKQLNSNLLKIVNSSLLTQVFLPQNPTNKPTVLAKDFDSFFDFVSIDYSKAIYDETSKTYNWDIEYVKSKFDFIKARQLFLASNDLTNEEKQAITFDDQKLANILMRQFRKSGLFSAVKDFSPATDLVANRAIFSSEYGISVSSPEFTKYYNDAPTDQLEGLQFNAEKLQNYFAARVAAYNQGHDEAAKYMTVNDMLFAIGEIQYAADRGKDFDARTNRGVINMVYSIWNSGEPSSDAQTYNATRIEPLLNDKFTDYIYSIAETLTRDYVQVTYVPDSKDFGNVPNFISGLTEANTGLDFVVDGTELEFLNHKVGNHENISKSIDGAVESKLKQEFYAKALKIRDKYQLQIDTVKDKRDALIEQLKKENITDAEKATLEEELNKQKDLLTQFITNVDKEITALKKEYAFDWSDDITYFRSGAQRRRSNYFGNFLSNNNGFFKDRWEKETIGMLLYDDERNPIIDNNIRLLDFDGNKINSRPKAFFVSQMLNYGVGSRTISGIFRNKNLDALALYGYMPNELAEKVKYIKFTDVVTKEEKYLPINVQDTNNLFYLEKQGDVTSKVTLKDLGYSSWISDYGLMSKYRDTLLEPKHEYYVEFVDANKNTVDGFTIGDLKFVAENGKNKESAPVYIENEDATETNNGNSPKPKIKINFQFNISH